The DNA segment ATTATATAGTTATATTATATGTATATCGTTTGAAAAGTTTAACTTAGTAGATTCAAGCATACTGATAGTATTAATAACTTGAAAAGATCAAGGAACTACAGGTTGCAGTCATGTCTGAAAAACTTAGCTATGAAGAATTAGAAAAACGGGTTCTGGAGTTGGAAAAAGCTGAATCCGAGCGCAAAATAATCGAGGAAGCATTACAAGATAATAAAAGACGTCTGCAAACATTAATCCGGGTAATTCCTGATTTGCTTTGGGTGAAAGATCAGCAGGGCCACTATATTTACTGTAATTCCAGATTTGAAAGTTTATTTGGCGCAAAAGAAAAGGAGATCGTTGGTAAAACGGATTACGATTTTCTGAATAAGGAGTTGGCAGATTTTTTGCTAAAGCACGATAATGAGGTAATGATTAAAGAAAAACCCCTCATAAACGAGCTGGATGTAAATTTTATAATTGATGGACATCGTGAAATCCTTGAAACTATAACTACACCAATTTATCACGATGACGGTCAATTAGCCGGTGTGTTGGGTATCGGGCGTGACATAACTGAACACAAGAAGGCAAAAGACACCCTGGCACGGAGGATAGACCTTGAACGGCTGATTAGCGCAATATCTTCGGAATTTATAAGACTGGGGCCAGACGAAATAGATGCTGCCATATATCGCGCTTTATCTGCTGTTGGTTTATTTTTTGGAGCAGACCGCGCCTATGTATATATATTACATAACGATGGTAAACTTGCTGATAATACACACGAGTGGTGTGCCGAAGGCATTTCGCCGCAAATGGAAAATTTAAGAAACGTTCCGATTGCCGAGGAACTGCCGTGGTTTACTGAACAAATTCGAAAAGTCGACGTTCTCCAAGTGCCAAATGTATCCGTTCTGCCGCTTGAAGCCAGGCTCAAAAGGGAAATATTTGATTCCCAAGATATCAAATCGATTATTATCATTCCCATGAGACTTGGTGATCGATTGCTTGGACTTGTCGGATTTGATACGATACAAAATTATCAGGACTGGGCATACGAACCTCAGATTCTGCGCCTTGTTGGTGAAACTTTTACTAATGCTATTGAGCGCAAACGGATCGAGGAGGAGCGGGAGGATCTTCAGGCTAAGCTGAGTAATGCTTTGGATATGGCCCATCTCGGTCACTGGGAATACGATATAGCTAATGATCTTTTTATATTCAACGACCATTTTTATAAGAGCTTTCGTACCACGGCAAGACAAGTCGGGAGATATACAATGTCATCGGCTGAATATACCAGCCTCTTTCTACATCCGGACGACATATCTTTTATTGAACAAGACTATCGTAAAGCACAAGAGTCAAGCGATACCAACATTAGCGGACGTATAGAACACCGTTTTATTTCTGCGGATAAGACGATAGGATACACAAATGTTCGTTATCACATTATCAAAGATGCCAACGGCCAGCCGGTCAGGATCTATGG comes from the Pseudomonadota bacterium genome and includes:
- a CDS encoding PAS domain-containing protein, with the translated sequence MSEKLSYEELEKRVLELEKAESERKIIEEALQDNKRRLQTLIRVIPDLLWVKDQQGHYIYCNSRFESLFGAKEKEIVGKTDYDFLNKELADFLLKHDNEVMIKEKPLINELDVNFIIDGHREILETITTPIYHDDGQLAGVLGIGRDITEHKKAKDTLARRIDLERLISAISSEFIRLGPDEIDAAIYRALSAVGLFFGADRAYVYILHNDGKLADNTHEWCAEGISPQMENLRNVPIAEELPWFTEQIRKVDVLQVPNVSVLPLEARLKREIFDSQDIKSIIIIPMRLGDRLLGLVGFDTIQNYQDWAYEPQILRLVGETFTNAIERKRIEEEREDLQAKLSNALDMAHLGHWEYDIANDLFIFNDHFYKSFRTTARQVGRYTMSSAEYTSLFLHPDDISFIEQDYRKAQESSDTNISGRIEHRFISADKTIGYTNVRYHIIKDANGQPVRIYGVNHDITERKRAEIKLKESEEKLARSKKMESLGLLAGGVAHDLNNVLSGIVSYPELLLLDLPKNSKLRKPIETIQESGNKAVSIVQDLLTIARGVASTKEPLNLNYVIREYLTSPEFAKLKQFHPTVSIKTKLDADLLNISASLVHIRKVIMNLISNASEAIEGQGKVIVSTKNCYVDRPIRGYDDINTGEYVILSVYDDGSGILPEYLERIFEPFFTKKVMGRSGTGLGLAVVWNIVQDHEGYINVTSNEKGTIFDLYFPITRKELSTKVSSLPIEKYKGNGEIVLVVDDIQSQREISCKMLEKLGYKTKAVPCGEEAVSYLKENKVDLILLDMIMDPGINGRKTYERIVEIYPKQKAVIVSGYSMSLT